The sequence ATGTGCTGCTCGACAACGGCGATGCGACCTTGCTCAATAATGGTCTGGCCCTGAAGATCTTTAAGATGCACATGCAAACCAACCATGCCATAAAACAACAGAGTAAACCAAGAACAAGATAACGTGAGTGTTTTGGACTCCCAACTCCATGGGGCGGCGTCAGAAAATTGAGCGTTAAAGGACTTGGGATATGCTTTGACCTGCTCTAAAGTCACACTCGGCGAGAATAGGTTGACGCGCTGCACCTTAAACTCGACAGTGCAATTGCCAATGCTCTCAAGGATTATTGCAACTTTTTGAGCGGCGCGGTCATGCACCCACTGATGATTTTGTACAAAAACGACGGTGGCGACAAAGCCAAGCAACACAGCAAAAATAATTTTTTTAATCATGGACGTTCCCCTTATCCCCTAACCTATAACCTCACTTTTTTTATAGCAATCCCCACTTCTTATCATACCGATATTTTCTCAGGAAAGAAACTTGAGCGACAGAAGAACTTAAGCCATACATAGACTTTTTTTGCGTATCAACTAAATAGATCGATCCCGGCTGAATAATGCCATTGGGCTTAAAAATAATCTGATCATCTTTGAAGGTGATTGGCGAGGTAATATCACCGCGGGGGTCTGACGGTGGACCCTTGACCCCCGCTATAAAGCCAAAATCAATAGCATCGGGCAGCCGCTCACAACGCCCATTATAGGTGTATGATTTTGCGGCTTTATCCACGATGATAACCTGCTTTTTATTGGTCAACATAGCACAACGTTGTGCGTACATGCACATGCCGTATAGTTTATCAACTTCGGCGCGCATGAGTGCGCCATCGAGAAACCGTACTTGAGTAAAGGTCAACACTGCAATAACGCTCACGATAGCAACGACTACCATCAACTCAATGAGAGTGAACCCTGAGTGCTTACGCATAACCAACTATACCTCAAGAGTCTCCTGCTCAATAGCTGCAACGGACAATACTTCTTCTATAGTAGTGACGCCTGCTTTAATTTTACGTACGCCATCTTGAATCAAGAGAATCATGCCTTCAGCAAGTGCTTGCTTGCGCAGCAAAGATGTGTCAGCGCGCTGCATAATAAGCTTTGCTATCTCGGGCGATATCGTCATAAGTTCAAATATTGCCAAACGACCTCTGTAGCCAGTCTGCAGGCAGTCTTCACAGCCAACAGGCTTATACAACGTAGAGCCTTTAATTTCTTTTTCTGTCAAGCCGATGCTCAATAACACATCTTTTGATGGCACATAAGCAACCTTACATTTTTCGCACAGTCTACGCACCAGTCGTTGGGCCACAATCAGCACCACAGACGATGCGATTAAAAATGGCTCAACGCCCATATCCAGCAAACGAGTAACCGAAGCGGGTGCGTTGTTAGTGTGCAAAGTGCTCAACACCAAATGGCCTGTTAAAGCTGCTTGAATTGCAATTTGGGCAGTTTCTGAGTCACGGGTTTCACCAATCATCACAATATCAGGATCTTGACGCAAAATAGAACGCAATGCTGCCGCAAAGGTTAACCCTACTTTTTCTCGTACGGCAACCTGACCAACCCCAGCCATTTGATATTCAACCGGGTCTTCGACCGTCACAATGTTAACGTCAGGAGTATTGAGCTCACCCAAAATGCAATAGAGTGTTGATGTTTTACCAGAACCAGTTGGACCAGTCACATAAATAATGCCATTGGGTTTTACAATGTTTTGCATCAACAATGTTAGATCATGCTCACTGAACCCAAGATCCTTGAGTTTGCCAAAGGTTCTTGATTTATCAAGCAGACGCATAACAATACGTTCGCCAAACACCGTTGGCAATACCGACACACGAATATCAATCTGCTTGCCCGCAATTTTAAGATCGATTCTACCATCTTGTGGCAATCGTTTTTCGGCAATGTTCAGATCGGCGATAATTTTAATACGAGAAATTAAGGCTCCTTGAATTCTTTTTGGTGGTGTCATAACCTGATACATAACGCCATCAATACGATAGCGAACCCGTAGTTCTTTTTCAAAAGACTCTATATGAATGTCAGATGCGCCACGTTTTGCCGCTTGAAACAAAATATGATTCACCAGCTTAATAATTGGCGCTTCACTGGCCATCGCCAAAATGTCTTTTTCTTCAATAGACTCAAAATCTACCGCACCAATCTCTTTATCTTCGCCCTCAAGCTCCTCCATCATCTGCTTGGCGCCTTCAAGAGGATAGTAGCGATTGATAGCGTCTAAAATCACTTTTTCAACCGCCACGGCATAGGGGACATTGCCACCCAACAACAGATTAAGCTCATCGATAGGCTGAAATTTAAGAGGATTGTTAATCAAAATGGTTATCTGACCATCAATCATCACCGGCATTACGCTGTTGTCCCGTAAAAACTTTAAAGGCACTTTTGCCAACAGCTCGAGATCAGCCATTTTGTCAGTAATTTTATCTACATAAGCCACAGAAAAATAAGAAGCCAGCGCTTTTGCTATTGCCTCAGGTTGCACGGCATGCTTTTCAATCAAACAATGCTCTAAAGTTTCGCCCGCCTTGCCAGGAGTTTGCTGACAATCACGTAATTGCTCTGGGGTAATCACACCCGCTGCCAATAAAATTTCGCCTATACCATTTGTAATCATCATAGTCTCCTATGCACTGAGCAATTGTTCCCAAAAGCTCCTTAATGTACCATTAAAAACACCCTCAACATATCATAAGTGGTATACAGGGCCTAGAGATACCTTTTCTTTTCACTATAATTATGTATGCTGAAATCTCATAGAAATCACTGTAATTTTACCTTATGATCCTAATGTATACCATATGATTGCCAGAGGATGCCATGATAGTAATACAAAACCTTTTTTTAGTTGTCTGTTGCCTAGCATTATCGTACATGGGCACCATTAAATCTGATGAAATCACCACACAAACTGAAGTAACTTTCGCAGCCGTAGAGCCCAAAGATACCGTGCAACAAACCCCAAAAGCTGTAGAACAAAAGGTACACGATCCAATAAAATTAACACAATCTGATAAACGAAAACGAAAAAGCTCTACAAAAAAAGCAAAGCGCCACACCTTCCGCGATATGACGTATGAAGAATTGGCTACCACTAAAGATCGCAAGGTTAAAGAAGGTGATCTTGAGTTGGCAATTAAATATGCAGAAAAGATGGTGCCTATGTGCAAAGATATGCACGAACTCAAGGATTTGATTCTTGAACTCGCCAATCTTTTATTCAAGGCAGGTGAATTTGAAAAATCAGGAAAACTATACAATGAATTTATAGCGCTCTATCCGGGCAATGAACACATTGAACGAGCTTATTACCAAGCTATATTATGCACATCACAAGGCGTACTCGACGCTGTGCGCGACCAATCAAAAACCAAAGAAACCCTAGAGTTAACCAAAAAATTCTTAGAGCGCGGTGATATTTTCACCACCTATAAGGCACACGTGGAAACCATCCAGAAGCAATATTACCAACGCCTGGCCGAAAGCGAAATTAACATAGCCACCTTTTACAGCAATCGCGGTAGCTTTAAAGCAGCACAACACCGCATGAACAACATAAGAAAAGAATATGCCGATAAGTTACCTGACCTTGAACCGCAACTTCTTGCGCTCGAAATCACCTTCGCACAGACGCAAGGCAATAAAGATCTTATTGCACAAAAAGTGAACGAATTACAGGAAAAATTCCCTACCTATAGCGCCACCATTGCGTTGGCACAAGCTCCTCAAGCAAAGAGCTTTATCCAAAAGTTTTAAGTGAGCGCAATGCACAAAAACACACAGCTTGGGTCTCAAGCCGAAGAATTGGTAGCTCTGCAACTCACCAAAAAAGGGTTTGCCATCATGGAGCTCAACTATAAACAAAAATTTGGCGAGATAGACGTTATCGCCCGCAAAGATTCACTGCTTATTTTTGTTGAAGTCAAAATGAGAACAAATAATCATTTTGACCTTGCGGAAGTTATTACTCACTCAAAACAACAAAAAATTATACGAACCGCATCCCACTATCTTGCATATAATAAGTATGAAGATAGCGAATGTCGCTTTGATGTGGCACTTGTCCAGTTAGAAAATAATATGCCACAGATCACCTACATCCCCAACGCATTCGAGAAAGAATGAAGCATCTAAAGCAAATGACCCAGAGAATTATAACCGGTACTATTCTTGCTTTTCTTTTTTGGGTTATTTTTTTCAAACTACCGGTGATTTGTTTTTCGCTCATACTCGGATGTATTTTGGCAGTTATTCTTATCGTTGAATGGCCACGCTTGCTCAACATAAA comes from Candidatus Dependentiae bacterium and encodes:
- a CDS encoding prepilin-type N-terminal cleavage/methylation domain-containing protein, whose amino-acid sequence is MRKHSGFTLIELMVVVAIVSVIAVLTFTQVRFLDGALMRAEVDKLYGMCMYAQRCAMLTNKKQVIIVDKAAKSYTYNGRCERLPDAIDFGFIAGVKGPPSDPRGDITSPITFKDDQIIFKPNGIIQPGSIYLVDTQKKSMYGLSSSVAQVSFLRKYRYDKKWGLL
- the gspE gene encoding type II secretion system ATPase GspE produces the protein MMITNGIGEILLAAGVITPEQLRDCQQTPGKAGETLEHCLIEKHAVQPEAIAKALASYFSVAYVDKITDKMADLELLAKVPLKFLRDNSVMPVMIDGQITILINNPLKFQPIDELNLLLGGNVPYAVAVEKVILDAINRYYPLEGAKQMMEELEGEDKEIGAVDFESIEEKDILAMASEAPIIKLVNHILFQAAKRGASDIHIESFEKELRVRYRIDGVMYQVMTPPKRIQGALISRIKIIADLNIAEKRLPQDGRIDLKIAGKQIDIRVSVLPTVFGERIVMRLLDKSRTFGKLKDLGFSEHDLTLLMQNIVKPNGIIYVTGPTGSGKTSTLYCILGELNTPDVNIVTVEDPVEYQMAGVGQVAVREKVGLTFAAALRSILRQDPDIVMIGETRDSETAQIAIQAALTGHLVLSTLHTNNAPASVTRLLDMGVEPFLIASSVVLIVAQRLVRRLCEKCKVAYVPSKDVLLSIGLTEKEIKGSTLYKPVGCEDCLQTGYRGRLAIFELMTISPEIAKLIMQRADTSLLRKQALAEGMILLIQDGVRKIKAGVTTIEEVLSVAAIEQETLEV
- the bamD gene encoding outer membrane protein assembly factor BamD, yielding MIVIQNLFLVVCCLALSYMGTIKSDEITTQTEVTFAAVEPKDTVQQTPKAVEQKVHDPIKLTQSDKRKRKSSTKKAKRHTFRDMTYEELATTKDRKVKEGDLELAIKYAEKMVPMCKDMHELKDLILELANLLFKAGEFEKSGKLYNEFIALYPGNEHIERAYYQAILCTSQGVLDAVRDQSKTKETLELTKKFLERGDIFTTYKAHVETIQKQYYQRLAESEINIATFYSNRGSFKAAQHRMNNIRKEYADKLPDLEPQLLALEITFAQTQGNKDLIAQKVNELQEKFPTYSATIALAQAPQAKSFIQKF
- a CDS encoding YraN family protein, which codes for MHKNTQLGSQAEELVALQLTKKGFAIMELNYKQKFGEIDVIARKDSLLIFVEVKMRTNNHFDLAEVITHSKQQKIIRTASHYLAYNKYEDSECRFDVALVQLENNMPQITYIPNAFEKE